The following proteins come from a genomic window of Labeo rohita strain BAU-BD-2019 chromosome 25, IGBB_LRoh.1.0, whole genome shotgun sequence:
- the faap24 gene encoding Fanconi anemia core complex-associated protein 24: MESKPVPAKLLNAAPPYGHIITHEKWRGSTLVQSLKGSVKTIFEEELGVVDFCLSNKACVLYVSESDLVAGNGYRRKIVRFRNANSGLQGIVIVEKTHLSEQYFSGLQKFVVLELGLTLLPVSTAAEAAQLIAQLVLGENKENPFRRKSVSRLLEPVVLNLVQQIPGVGKVKAMQLLQRFPSIHQLCGASVHELEPIVGQATAQHITAFFQKQCT; encoded by the exons ATGGAATCTAAACCGGTTCCTGCGAAACTCCTGAACGCCGCTCCTCCATACGGACATATAATCACTCATGAGAAATGGAGAGGATCCACACTCGTTCAAAGTCTCAAAG GGAGTGTGAAGACGATCTTTGAGGAGGAGCTGGGTGTCGTGGACTTCTGCCTCAGTAATAAAGCATGTGTCCTTTATGTATCAGAAAGCGATTTGGTGGCAGGAAACGGCTACAGGAGGAAGATTGTCCGATTTAGAAAT GCTAACAGTGGACTGCAAGGCATTGTGATTGTGGAAAAGACTCATTTGAGTGAGCAGTACTTCAGCGGATTGCAGAAGTTTGTGGTTTTGGAGCTGGGTCTGACTCTGCTGCCTGTGTCCACTGCTGCTGAAGCGGCGCAGCTCATAGCACAGCTG GTTCTTGGAGAGAACAAGGAGAACCCGTTCCGCAGGAAAAGCGTGTCCAGACTGCTGGAGCCGGTGGTGTTGAATCTGGTTCAGCAGATTCCTGGCGTTGGAAAGGTGAAGGCCATGCAGCTCCTCCAGAGATTCCCCAGTATCCATCAGCTCTGTGGAGCTTCAGTCCATGAACTGGAGCCCATAGTAGGACAGGCCACAGCCCAGCATATCACAGCATTCTTCCAGAAGCAGTGTACATAG